Within the Methanothermobacter sp. genome, the region AGACAATAGTACCATATGACATGGTTAAAAAGATAGGGGATAAGATCCTCCTCGAAGGGCCGATAGAATGACCCTCTAGAGGCTTCTTATTATTTTTAAGGTGTTAGAATTGGAAGTTAGAGGTGTGTGCAGCCTCTGTGGTAAAGTGGCGTTTTTACATACTTGCCATCTATGCGGAGCCCTCGTATGCCCAGATTGTTATGTTCCAGAATTGGGAGTTTGTAGGATATGCGCAGGAAAGCTGAGAAGGAAAAGATTAAAAGGCGCCTTTTAGAGCTATTGCAGGAAAAAAAAGTTATAAAAACAGGTTCTTTCATTCTATCCTCCGGGAAAAAAAGCAACTATTATGTAGATATTAAAAAGGCTATAACAGACCCACAAATCCTGGATTTGATAGCGGAACTGATAAAAGTGGAGATAAAAGGCGAAAAAATTGATAGGATAGCTGGACCGGCCTTGGGGGCTGTGCCTATCGCCACAGCAGTATCACTCAAAACTAAAAAGCCACTTATCATAATAAGAAAAGAAAAAAAGGAATATGGAACCTCAAAATTGATCGAAGGCAGTATAAAAGAGGGTGACCATGTGGCGATAGTTGAAGATGTTACAACAACAGGAAACTCTCTCCTAAGGGCCATCAAAATAATAGAAGAGAATGGTGGCCAAGTTAAAAGGGCATTTGTGATAGTAGACCGTGAAGAAGGAGCGAGAGAAAATCTTCAAAAGGAAGGTTTCATTCTAAAACCCCTATTTTTCGTCAGTCAAGTGAAATAATAGAATTACTCTATTTTTTAGAACTTGGAGGTGTAGATATACCCTTCAAAAAATTAATGGTGTTAAAATCATCAGTTGAAGATATTACAGTTCATGGATCAGATAAGGGAGTGTTAAGTTTCTTTCTAAAAATTTAATCCCTGGTAGAATATATTTTTTATATTTAGGATCATAGGATCACGAATCGCGAAAAATCACATCTTAAAAGGTAAATTTTTATATGGTATAATGTAATGATGGTAAAGGTATGTTACTTGCATAGGTGATCTTTTTAGAGAAGAGATAGATAACTATATAAGTTATTATTTTTTTATTATGTAAGTAAGTACATACATCATTGTGGTTGTTATGAATAGCACCCGAGAAAAAATACTTGAAGCTGCAAGGGAAATTTTCATAAAAAAAGGATATAAAGGTGCTACAACACGTAAAATCGCCCAAAAGGCGGGTGTAAGTGAAGTTACATTATTCAGGAAATTCAAATCAAAAAGCAGCCTGCTCAAGGAAATACTAAACGAAAACACCATCCTATCATCCAAGATATTCAAAAAACTCTTAGAATCAGAGCTCAGAGACAAACCCGAAGAATTCCTATATAGACTAGCAAAAGAATTCTTCAAACTGGTCGTTGAAAAAAAAATAGACCTAATATTCATAATACTCGTGGAAAAAGAACTAGAAGAACACGGCCTAGAAGAATGGGAACTACTAGACTCAATCAACAGGACACTATACTCCAACCTAACCAACTATTTCAAAGAACAAATTAAAAAAGGCAACATCCGAAAGATCAACCCAGAAACAGCAGCACTAATCTTCGTAAGCTACCTCTCACATGTAAACCTACTATCACACTTCAAAGAATGCGAAATACAAGAAGAGAAATACATCAAAAACTTCATCAACATCCTCCTAAATGGGATAAAAGGAGGAACATCAAAATGCTGACTAAAGGAAGTGAAGATGAAACCAACATGGGGGACATGATCAACGCGTTCAAAAGAATAGCCGAAAATCCCCTATCAAGACTTTTAATAAACTTCATGCTCCACAAATGCGAAAAAGATGACAAAACACGCCTAGAAGCCGCCTTAGACAATTATATAAACGATAGAAACTGTTGTATGGAATGCAAAATCCTATCATACTTCCTCTCACATATAATAAAAAGCGGGGCAAAAGCATTTGGGGTAACGGAAGAAGAACTAAAAAAACAAATGAGCGACCAATATTGGCTACAAGGCTTGATAAACGTCCTCAAAGGTATAGGCATTTTCGGAGTTAGAAGACCATTCGTGCCAGGAGCACCATTCCAAGTCGTCTGGAACATCACACACCGCTGCAACATGAACTGCAAACACTGCTATGAAACCGCAGGCACCCCACAAAAAAACGAACTAGACAAAAATGAAGTAATAGAGGCCATAGACATCCTAGCAGATAATGGTGTCACATCACTCGCATTTTCTGGTGGAGAACCAAGCATCCACCCAAATATACTCGACTACATATCACATGCAAGGGAAAGGGGCCTATATGTTGCAATGGCAACCAACGGTTACATATTAGCTGATGAAGGTCGTTGCCAAAAATTCGTGGATGCAGGCTTGCAATTCGTCCAAGTTAGTATTGATAGTTTAAATCCAAATGTTCATGACACTTTTCGCGGCGTTAAAGGCTCATGGAAGCGGGCTTGCAAGGCTGTTAAGAATTTCTCAGCTCATGATGTTTTTGTTGAAGTGGCTATGACGGTAACGGCCGAAAATTATCATCAAATCCAGGGTATGATAGAATTAGCCAGCCAACTTGGTGCTGATTGGCTCATGCTATTCAACTTCATCCCCACAGGTAGAGGAATAGAAAATATAAACCTCGACATATCACCCAGTAGAAGGTATAGGATATTGCGTGATGCATATTATGGCAATTTTAACAATGGTATACAAGTGCTTTCCACGGCACCACAATTTGCAAGGGTGGCTGAGGAACTTAACACGTGTGATAATCAGATTATCCCCACACATTTCTACAATCCAGAATATACAAACCCTGACTTGAGACAGTTAGCAGATTTTATAGGTGGCTGCGGTGCTGGAAGATTCTACCTAAGCATGGAACCCAACGGAGACATATACCCTTGTGTATTCTTCCCCCACCAAGACGAACTTAAAATAGGTAACATCCTAGAAGACGATTTCGAAAAACTTTGGAAAAATAATAGTATACTAGAAGTTCTAAGGGATAGGGAACAGCTCCATGGCACTTGTCACACATGCAAGTCAAAGAATATTTGCGGGGGATGCAGGGCAAGGGCATACGGGTACTTCAAGGATATATGCGCCCCAGACCCTGGATGCATAAAAAACCAAAACCTCTGGGATAAGATAAAAGAAAGTGCACTTGCAAAATAATATGGAGAGTGTTAAAAGTGGATGTGGTCCTCCTAAACCCCCAGGATAAAACCGCAGTTAAAAACAAACTAGGATTAAGTTTACCCCCATTAAACTTAATGTATCTTGCAGCATCATTGGAGAAGGCATCATTTTCTGTCAAAATAATAGATGACGATCTCAAGAAGTGGGGATATGAAAAAATAGCTAAGATAATAGAAAAACTCAACCCCCTCATTGTGGGTGTCACAGCAACCACAGCAACAATCAAAAGCAGCCTAGAATATATCAAAACCATTAAAAGTCTACTACCAGATGTTCTCACAGTTATCGGGGGACCCCATCCAACATTTTTACCATTAGACACCCTAAAGAGTCTAAAGGAACTCGACGTGGTCGTGATAGGTGAAGGGGAAGAAACCATCACAGACCTCGCCGAAAAGTATGAAAAAAAGGACATGAAAGGCCTGGAGGAAGTTAAAGGGATAGCATACCGTGCAGGATCTAAGTTAAGGATTAACGAGCCGCGTCCACTTATAAAAGACCTTGATAAGCTCCCATTCCCGGCAAGACACCTCATACCATTCCACGAATATGAAACATCAAACGAAGAAGCTGGAGGGATGATAACAAGCAGGGGTTGCGTATACTCTTGTGAATACTGCTCATCCTCCCTTATCATGGGGAAAAAATTCCGTTTCAGGAGCCCAGAAAATGTGGTGGACGAAATCGAAGAACTCGTATACAAGTATGGCCTCCATGATATAGCATTCCTCGATGATACATTTATGTTACACCGTAGAAGAGCCCAAGCCATAGCAGATGAAATCAAAGCAAGGGGTATAGATGTTAGTTTCGTGACATCATCAAGGGTCGACATGGTCAAAAGGTCAATTTTAGAAAAGCTTAAATCTGCTGGTATGAGCACAATATATTATGGTGTCGAATCAGGATCACAGAGGATACTGGATCTTATGAAGAAGGGTATAACACTCCAACAGGCAAAAGATGCTGTTAAAACTGCTAAAAGTGTTGGAGTGGATGTTATAGCATCATTCATATTAGGTTATCCTGGTGAGACCCCAGAGGAGATGGATAAAACAATAGATTTTTCAATTAAACTGGATCCAGATTATAGCCAGTATTCTATTCTAACACCATTCCCTGGAACACCTATATATTATAAACTGAAAAAGGATGGTCTGCTTGAAGAAGACTGGGACAAGTATACTGTTATACAGCCAGTGATAAAATATGAAAAATTGGGCTTGAGCAAAGAACTCGTGAAAAGAAAACTCGTAAAAGCATACTTCAAATTTTACTCAAGACCATCATACTTGTTAAGACACACTCACATGATAAAGGTATTCCTTGAAACATTCTATAGGACTTATATAGAGCCCAATCTCCCTTTCAAGGATGTTATCACATCTAAATCAGCGTAGCCCTTTTAGGGATTCCATCTCTTTTTCTATAAACTTTTTTATATCATTTATACTTGACATAAACTGGGCCGGGAATATTATAGTGGAATTTTTCTCGGTGGCTATTTCACTGAGCACTTGTAAGTTTCTAAGTTGTAGTGCTATAGGATGTTGTGCTATAACATCAGCAGCCTCGCCAAGTTTTGAAGCTGAAAGGTATTCACCCTCTGCTGTGATAATTTTAGCCCTCTTCTCTCTTTCAGCCTCGGCTTGTTTGGCCATGGCCCTTTGCATGCCTTCTGGTAGTTTAATGTCTTTTATTTCTACTGTGGTAACGTTTATACCCCATGGTTCACTGTGACTGTCAATGATCTCCTTGATCTTTTCGTTGATTTTGGCGGTTTCTGAAAGCACTTCATCAAGGGCGAATTGTCCTATAACATTTCTTACTGTTGTCTGGGATATTTGGTTCACTGCTCCGTAGTAATCTTCTATTGCCACAACAGCCTTTAAGGGGTCTACAACCTTAAAATATGCTACTGCTGCAACGTCAATAGATACATTATCTTGGGTTATTATCTTTTGTGATGGTATGGGCATTGTCACTATCCTAAGGGAGACTTTCACCATCCGATCCACAAATGGGATTATAAAACGTAGACCAGGTTCTCTGACACCTATAACTCTCCCTAGTCTGAAAACGACGCCCCTTTCATATTGTTTGACAATCTTTATAGAGAGGGACGCTATAACAAGTAATATTATCGCGGTAACTATTAATAATAATGGGTTCATTGGATTTCACTTCCATATATTCAATCGTAGGAATTTGTGTCTTTCTTTAGTATTATATTTTCTCAGCTAATGCTATTATTTTGAAATGTTGAAGATTATCCTGCTAGTTTTAAGAGGACTAGTGTTATTGTTTCGCCTATTTTTTTAATGTCTTCTTGGTCGAGTTTGTCTGCGGTGTTCTCGGAACTCCATGGCGGTACTTCGAACGGTTGGCTCATTACCTGACAGACTGGCACTCTTTTGATTTTGTTATAGTAAAATGGGTATGTATCACTAGGGTATGTTGTTTCTCCTATAGTAACTGGATGGCCTAATTCTTCTGCGCATTCTTTTGTGAAATTGATTATTTTAGGGTCTCCTTCGACTGGCTTTGGCTGATAACTATACTGAACCAAGAATATGTTTTCACCGGCACCTACACAGTTCAAGTCTATCATTGCTTCACAGTTTCGGACTATTTCCGGATGTTTTTTCACGAAATCCTCAGAGCCTTTAAACCAAAGTTCCTCGCCACCGAATCCTATAATTAGAATGGTTTTTTCGGGTTTGACGCCTTTAGACGATAATACTCTCGCGATTTCGGCTTGTATTCCTAGTGCGGCGGCATCATCGGTCGCTCCTTCACAAAATCCTGGAGAATCAATATGTGAAGCTATGATAATGTATTTATCTGGGTTAGTGCCGTTGATAACCCCAATAACATTGTAAGTGTGCTTGCCCCCTCCAAGGTCCACTTTTTCTTTATAGGCTTCTATACCATTCTCTTTGAGTTTTTTCTCCATAAGATCTGCAGCCTTTAACTCGGCATCATTACCCCCATATCTAGGCCCTAATTTGCATATTTCCTTGCTAAAATCCATTGCATTCGCCGGTTCAAATTCCCTAGCAACTGCTGATACATTTAACACTTTCAGTTCCTTTTTTTCCTTGGATGGGGTGTAAAATGCCATTGAAACCGCCAATATTGCGATTATAGCCACTATCAACACAATCTTGTACCTCAAGGCCTTAACCTCCAGTACTTATTAAAATTGTTTATAACATAAAGATATTAGAATTTCATATTATATAATTGTGAAAAGTGCGATGATGGGAATAAAGTCTTTCCTATGGATGTTCAGAAAGGAAAATTCATGGATTATACTTTTAATTATATTAGTATCCACCCTTTCAACAGTAACATCCTGTGAGGTTCATCAAATTCCAACAGATTGTTGTCTTGTCATGGTTTCTCTCGGAAACAACCATAATGTCATATCATATAGAAGAGATGCCGAATACCCCGCCGATATAATAATAGAAAGGACAAAATTCAATGGCCAAAATGCAATACATCAATATAAGAAAGAAGGAGGATACTTCACACATCTTATCATAACAGAAAAGGGCTGGATAATCGGCCTGGGAGGAAAAGACGATCCAAACATAAACAAAAGACTGGAAAAAATTGGAAGTGAAATCATATCTAAGAACAAAATCGAGAAAGGGAATATAGAACAAGTAGACAAAATATTAAAAGAAAATAAGTGGGGATTTTTCATCATCAAATCACCTAAAGATGAAGTAGGACTAGCAGTCTATGATGGAAGAATAGAAGCTAATAAAATCAGCATATTCAAAATAAAAAATGGGGAATATGTCAAAGTAACTAACAACCCTAGATATTATGAACAGGGAAATTTCAAAGAAATTGACCATGACCCTTTAAAAGCTGCGCTCAAAATCACGGCCACAGACCCTTATGGCTTGTGCAGAAGAGACATCATCACATATGAATACAACAAAGGAAAAGTGAAAATATGGGCCTCATTTGATGGGGGAAACTTATTAGAAGGAGTCACCGGTTCCCCAGATAATATAAAATTTTTAAGACACAAGATAGCCGGAGAAAAAATACCAAGCGTGCCCAATAAAAAATTCTTGGGAAATGAAAGCCTCCAGGAAACCAAAGGATCATCAATAACACCAATATTACTAATTATAATTATCGTAACCATTCTCATGATATCTATCGTTTATACAAGAACCTTTTAGTTTCTTTTCAACGCACAATCTATCAGAAAATTTGTCCCCATCATCAGACTACAATCTGAATATTCACAAATGGAAAAAAAGTTTTTACTAGTTTGATTATATAATCGATTAAATACTTTCTTTACGGTAAAATTCTTGGTGATAAAATATGAAGATTAAATATGCCACTATAATAGTTGAGAACATGGAAAAATCAATTAAGTTTTATACAGAAGTGATGGGATTTAAAGTAGACAGTCAATACGATCTCGGACCAAATGGAAGAATAACATTATTAAAGGGTGAAGGAGAAACCATGGTGGAACTCATTAAAAATCCAGTTGATAAACCAGGATTATTCTCCATAGGAATAGATGTCGAAGACCTAGAAACTACAATTAAAAAACTTAAATCTAAGGGTGCTAAAGTCACAATGGAGCCAACTCCAATAACAGTCGGACTTCTCGCATTTATAGAAGACCCAAACGGGGTTCGAATAGCACTAATCCAACATAATTGATTAGAATCTCTAAAATGATGTTAACTATATCTGAAAGAGCGGCTATAGCCGTTGAACAAGTCGATGAAAGCCTAATAGCAGAGATCAAAAGAAAATGGGAAAACGCACTAGATCAAGTGCTAAATGACCTTAATTTCAAAAAAGATATCTACCTTGAATATAATCCGCTAATTTGGCATGTTTCCAAGTATCCTATAGGAACCAGAGTCTATCGTAGTATAGGAGGCACCATAACAATAATAGAGTTCTCAACGCCTAACAGGATAATACCATTTGACATATTTTCTAGTTTCGAGTCAAAGAAGGCTGTTATAGCCCATGAAATCGCCCATATACTCGATGACCAAAAATGGTATTCAATGGACTATAGGAAAATTGCATATGAAGCCCAAAATTATATCTCAAGAGAACAGAGAGCAGAACTACTAGCATTTTTTTATGAGCCACTTGGAATAATACACTCCAACAACTCACTTATAAAAGTTGCATCATATATCTCCAAGACAAGCCTCAAAGACCAGCATGTTTTAGGTTACGGTATCTTAGAGGCCCTTGGAAGGTTGGGTATGAACAGAACTATCAATGTACCATTATTTTTCAAGAAGATAAGTGAAGACCAAAATGATGATCTTTCAAGGCTCCTCAGAGCACATATAACCTATCCTTATTCTTTCGCAGGATTAATAGCTCCTCCAATAAAGAAAACTGTAGGGATCGTGAAAGTATCAGATCTTATCCTATGCAGGGAAAAACTGATAAATTATTTGAAAAACGAAATAAGCCGAACAGAATTGGATAAAGAGCTCGAAAAGAGAGGTTACATTACAAAAATAGACGAAAAAAAACTTATAGAGAACATTGAAGAGATAATAATCCCAGAAATATTAAAAGTTTCATCTAGTAAACGGATGAAAAGAGCTAAAAAATATATAAAGAAGCTCAAATTTCCCAATTTAAAAAATGACATGTTAAACGCTTTAAAATTATGTGAAAAATTCATATAAAGAATAATTCTATTATCCTTTTTTCCTATTAAAAGGAAAAAAATAAGTAAAAAAATCACCCTATAAATTGTTAAAGAAACTTAAAAAATTTGGGGG harbors:
- a CDS encoding orotate phosphoribosyltransferase; amino-acid sequence: MEVRGVCSLCGKVAFLHTCHLCGALVCPDCYVPELGVCRICAGKLRRKRLKGAF
- the pyrE gene encoding orotate phosphoribosyltransferase; its protein translation is MRRKAEKEKIKRRLLELLQEKKVIKTGSFILSSGKKSNYYVDIKKAITDPQILDLIAELIKVEIKGEKIDRIAGPALGAVPIATAVSLKTKKPLIIIRKEKKEYGTSKLIEGSIKEGDHVAIVEDVTTTGNSLLRAIKIIEENGGQVKRAFVIVDREEGARENLQKEGFILKPLFFVSQVK
- a CDS encoding TetR/AcrR family transcriptional regulator; this translates as MNSTREKILEAAREIFIKKGYKGATTRKIAQKAGVSEVTLFRKFKSKSSLLKEILNENTILSSKIFKKLLESELRDKPEEFLYRLAKEFFKLVVEKKIDLIFIILVEKELEEHGLEEWELLDSINRTLYSNLTNYFKEQIKKGNIRKINPETAALIFVSYLSHVNLLSHFKECEIQEEKYIKNFINILLNGIKGGTSKC
- a CDS encoding radical SAM protein, with product MLTKGSEDETNMGDMINAFKRIAENPLSRLLINFMLHKCEKDDKTRLEAALDNYINDRNCCMECKILSYFLSHIIKSGAKAFGVTEEELKKQMSDQYWLQGLINVLKGIGIFGVRRPFVPGAPFQVVWNITHRCNMNCKHCYETAGTPQKNELDKNEVIEAIDILADNGVTSLAFSGGEPSIHPNILDYISHARERGLYVAMATNGYILADEGRCQKFVDAGLQFVQVSIDSLNPNVHDTFRGVKGSWKRACKAVKNFSAHDVFVEVAMTVTAENYHQIQGMIELASQLGADWLMLFNFIPTGRGIENINLDISPSRRYRILRDAYYGNFNNGIQVLSTAPQFARVAEELNTCDNQIIPTHFYNPEYTNPDLRQLADFIGGCGAGRFYLSMEPNGDIYPCVFFPHQDELKIGNILEDDFEKLWKNNSILEVLRDREQLHGTCHTCKSKNICGGCRARAYGYFKDICAPDPGCIKNQNLWDKIKESALAK
- a CDS encoding radical SAM protein, producing the protein MDVVLLNPQDKTAVKNKLGLSLPPLNLMYLAASLEKASFSVKIIDDDLKKWGYEKIAKIIEKLNPLIVGVTATTATIKSSLEYIKTIKSLLPDVLTVIGGPHPTFLPLDTLKSLKELDVVVIGEGEETITDLAEKYEKKDMKGLEEVKGIAYRAGSKLRINEPRPLIKDLDKLPFPARHLIPFHEYETSNEEAGGMITSRGCVYSCEYCSSSLIMGKKFRFRSPENVVDEIEELVYKYGLHDIAFLDDTFMLHRRRAQAIADEIKARGIDVSFVTSSRVDMVKRSILEKLKSAGMSTIYYGVESGSQRILDLMKKGITLQQAKDAVKTAKSVGVDVIASFILGYPGETPEEMDKTIDFSIKLDPDYSQYSILTPFPGTPIYYKLKKDGLLEEDWDKYTVIQPVIKYEKLGLSKELVKRKLVKAYFKFYSRPSYLLRHTHMIKVFLETFYRTYIEPNLPFKDVITSKSA
- a CDS encoding slipin family protein translates to MNPLLLIVTAIILLVIASLSIKIVKQYERGVVFRLGRVIGVREPGLRFIIPFVDRMVKVSLRIVTMPIPSQKIITQDNVSIDVAAVAYFKVVDPLKAVVAIEDYYGAVNQISQTTVRNVIGQFALDEVLSETAKINEKIKEIIDSHSEPWGINVTTVEIKDIKLPEGMQRAMAKQAEAEREKRAKIITAEGEYLSASKLGEAADVIAQHPIALQLRNLQVLSEIATEKNSTIIFPAQFMSSINDIKKFIEKEMESLKGLR
- a CDS encoding M28 family peptidase; its protein translation is MRYKIVLIVAIIAILAVSMAFYTPSKEKKELKVLNVSAVAREFEPANAMDFSKEICKLGPRYGGNDAELKAADLMEKKLKENGIEAYKEKVDLGGGKHTYNVIGVINGTNPDKYIIIASHIDSPGFCEGATDDAAALGIQAEIARVLSSKGVKPEKTILIIGFGGEELWFKGSEDFVKKHPEIVRNCEAMIDLNCVGAGENIFLVQYSYQPKPVEGDPKIINFTKECAEELGHPVTIGETTYPSDTYPFYYNKIKRVPVCQVMSQPFEVPPWSSENTADKLDQEDIKKIGETITLVLLKLAG
- a CDS encoding VOC family protein, with amino-acid sequence MKIKYATIIVENMEKSIKFYTEVMGFKVDSQYDLGPNGRITLLKGEGETMVELIKNPVDKPGLFSIGIDVEDLETTIKKLKSKGAKVTMEPTPITVGLLAFIEDPNGVRIALIQHN